ttttaaaagtaaaaaagttCAAATTAGAGGATGGGGGTTGGCATGGATAatttgttagattaatttttgtaattaatctataatttgggccacacatgtaaataattaaaatgtgtgtgctatctttgattaagcctaaatatagtgatctaattaataattgattaattggcttaagggtattattgtcatgagattattgtgtagataccattagataattattatttctattaggggcaaaaatataattgtgataaaattaaaactgccctagcagtttataaatagggttatggtccccattctaccactacgcattccaatttccgaaaatcctctcagagagaaattgaaacagaatctagtggccagaattggaagaccatctcaaagggttttcttcctataaggtttctccttcaatggattcaggtatgtttccgctattatttttctactcatttttaatcaggagattcTAGTATagatgaaattagggtattcaccttggttgagttttaacaagtggtatcagagccaactccttgattaatttttgagttattattttaatatatatatatatatatatatatatatatatatatatatatatatatatatatgtcaatggattaagatttatgaaatattgagttgataaatttttttattactattattattattattattattattattatttaatagcattttatgatattaatatttaagttattgatctaGCATTTTTAAATAGGCTAATTAAAGCGGAAAATCACCAAAGTGACATCTTTCGTGTAGATTAGTCTGTTCGGGGTGttagatatttgtgtgtatgtgATTCATGCGGGTATTGACTGGCCCaaaggaaagttaatatttggtCAAATTGCATACATACCTGTGGTGATAAATATGTGATGATTATAAAGGTAACTTAATGagaataataaatcaatccaaagatagatttattatttgacataACTTATCATCAATGTTTGATCACTACAACAAGAGTACCACTTACAGTTAATATTACTGTCCAAAGACTTGATATTAAtgttgtgctaggtatcttgaaatgtcataatttgcttttaaatttaaagattatgtgtttaattgcttattttatgtgagcatgatggtttatttgattcattttattttgttctggaTTCAGCTTTTATATCAACTACTTCTATATCTGCCAACATCAATAATGTCCCTATGTTCAATGGGACTAATTTTAAGGACTGGAAAGAGAATATGATGATTCTCTTAGGCTGCATGGATATAGACTTAGCCTTGAGAATGCCCAAACCCGATGAACTCAATGAGCAAAGTACTCAAGAGGATGAGGTTTATTGGGGTAAGTGGGAACGTTCAAATAGGCTAagtcttatgatcatgaagGGCGGAATTCCAGAAGCTTTCAGGGGTGCGGTAACCGATGAGGTTACTAATGCCAGTGACTTCCTTGCGGAAATTCAGAAACGTTTTGCCAAAAACGATAAGGCTGAAACGAGCACGCTTTTAGCAAGCTTGATTTCAATGAAGTATAAAGACAAGGGTAATGTTCGGGAGTACATCATGGAGATGTCTCATCTTGCTTCAAAATTTAAGGCTTTGAAACTTGAGTTATCTGATGATTTACTCGTGCATTTGGTTCTCATCTCTCTTCCTgcacaatttaatcaattcaagGTCAGTTATAACTATCAAAAGGAtaaatggactcttaatgagctcatttcattctgtgtgcaagaggaagagagattgaagcaaGACAAGACCGAAAGTGCTCATCTGGCTAGCACTTCCAAGGATAAGGGCAAACGAAAGAATAAGGATAATAAGGTTGCTACTTCTAATGGCctagaacaaaagaaacagaaagttgAGGTAACATGTTTCTTCTGTAATAAGCCTGGACATACTAAGAAGGAATGTACCAAGTATGCTGCTTGGCGTGTTAAGAAAGgtatatttcttactttggTCTGTTCTGAAGTTAATTTAGCTTCAGTATCTAGAaacacatggtggttagattctGATGCTACTACTCACATTTGTGTTTCTATGCAGGGTTGCCTGAGTTACCGAAAACCAAGTGATGCTAAAAGATGCATCTATGTCGGAGACGGTTAGTCGGTAGAAGTGAAGGCAATAGGgcactttagattattattgaaatctggttattttttggatttaatagaTACTTTCGTTGTACCGTCTTTcagacggaatttaatttcagtttctgttttggacaaatcaggttattgttgttcatttggaaacaatagatttgcattatctattaattcaaatgttgTAGGAACCGGTTTACTTAATGTTTATGATAATCTATATTTGTTGGAAACTGTTCCGTCCtataatgaaaccttgcatgtgGAATCATGAGGTACAAAACgtaaattgaataaagataattCGGCCTCAttgtggcacaaacgcctaggtcatatCTCTAAATCCAGAGTTGAGCGACTTGTGTCCGATGGGATTTTAGATTCACTTGACTtttcagattttgatatttgtgttgagtatattaaaggaaaacagaccaaaacaaagaaattaggtGCAAATAGAGCTACAGACgtcttagaattaattcatacagatATCTGTGGACCATACCCTACGGCATCTTGGAATGGTCAACAGTACTTTATaacattcatagatgactattcaagatatGGCTACCTATTTCTTATACATGAGAAATCACAATCATTGGACgtgttcaaaacatttaaagcagaagttgagttacaactcaacaaaagaataaagagcgtcagatctgaccgtggtggtgaatactatggtagatatgacggatcaggTGAACAATGTCCAGGACCATTTGCTAAATACCTAGAGGAATGTGGGATCGtccctcaatacaccatgcTAGGATCACCTAGCATGAATGGTGTAGTAGTAAGACGAAACCGAACCCTTAAGGACATGGTAAggagtatgattagtcattctaCTTTACTCGAAAAACTCTGGGGTGAAGCACTCAAAACGGCAGCTTATATCCTAAATCGAGTGCCAACTAAAGCGGCTGCTAAAACGCCTTATGAGCTTTGGACGGGTCGAAAGCCCAGTTTAaagcattttcatatttggggaTGTCCAGCTGAAGCGAGACCTTATAAGcctcatgaaaagaaattggactctaaAACAGTTAGCAGCTACTTTATTGGCTATGCAGAGCGATCAaggggttttaaattttatgatcctgctattaggtcaatttttgaaaagggaactgcaacattttttgaggatgttgagtttgGGGGGAAAAATCAGGCTAGGAATATTGtctttgaggaggaagagggaTCTACTATTACTTTTGATAATGTACAGGTTTCACTACCTATCATTgatcaagaagtaaatttggaTCCTCAACCAACAGACAATATTGTTCaacccttaattgcaaatgaggacattgctcctgaagaacaaactcaacaacctcaagaaaatatgccattaaggagatccacgagagagaggagaaatgcAATTTCGGACGATTATATCGTATATCTCCAGGAACATGAGGTAGAAAGTGGAATGATGGAAGATGATCCAATCAACTTCCAGCAAGCCATGAAAAGTTCCAACTCTCAGAAATGGATTaaagccatgaatgaagagtacaAATCTATGCAAGACAATAAAGTTTGGGAACTTGTCCCATTACCAGTTGGTACGAAgcccattggttgtaaatggatatttaaaaccaagcgggattcaaatggtaatgtagaaaggtataaagcacgtcttgtagctaaaggctttactcaaaaagaaggaattgacTTCAAAGAGACCTTCTCTCCAGTTTCTACGAAGAACTCTTTCAGGATAATCATGGCACTAGTTGCACATTATGATcttgagttacatcaaatggatgttaaaacagCGTTTCTCAATTGtgacattgatgaaacaatttatatggtacaaccagaaaattttgtgtccgaagactcaaagaatatggtttgtaaattaactaaatccatttatgggctcaagcaagcttctcgtcagtggtacttcaagtttcatcaaattattgtctCATATGGTTTTGAGGCAAATCTTATGGATGAATGTGTGTATCACAAATTCAGTGGGAGTAAGTATATTTTCCTGGTTTTATATGTCGATGACATATTGCTagccacaaatgatattagcatattgcacgacaccaagagatttttatcaaaacattttgagatgaaagatcttggtgatgcCTCATTTGTCTTAGGAATCCAGATACACCGAGATCGTTCTAGgggtattttaggattgtcacaaAGGACCTATATTGATAAAGTCCTCCAAAGGTATGGCATGCAAAATAGCAAACCAGGTGATACCCCTGTCGCTAAAGGAGACAAATTCAGTCTTAATCAATGCcctaaaaatagtttagaaagTTAAGAAATGCATAAGATTCCTTACGCTTCGGCTGTGGGGAGTCTAATGTATGCTCAGGTATGTAACcgtccggatattgcgtacattgttggcaTGTTAGGCAGATATCTAAGTAACCCTGGAATGGATCATTGGAGAGCAGCCAAGAGGGTTATGAGATATTTACAGAGAACAAAAAAGTACATGCTTACATATAAGAGATTGGATCAGTTGGAGTTCATTGGGTATTCCGACTCCGACTTTGCTGGATGCCAAGACAGCAGAAGATCCACATCAGGCTATATTTATCTGTTGGCTGGTGGAGCAATTTCATGGAGGTCTGCCAAACAGACACTCGTAACATCATCCACCATGGAAGCAGAGTTTGTAGCATGTTATGAGGCATCCAATCAAGGAATATGGCTACGAAATTTTGTCACTGGGCTTCGTGTTCTAGATGGTATTGAAAGACCACTGAAgatattttgtgacaataaatcagcagttttatattccaataacaacaggagttctacaaaatcaaaatacattaatatcaagttcctagttgtaaaagaaaaagtacagagTGGACAGATATCCATAGAGCATATTGGAACAAACTCCATGATAGCGGATCCGCTTACAAAGAGATTACCACCCAAGGTCTTTCATGAGCACACTGCTCATATGGGTGTTGTCTCATTTGAGGATATCCAAATTTAGTGGgagtttatattattcattatatattgctctatgttatgtttagactttatctataaatttggaTTGTGTTCTGCAGAAATAAAGTATTCATTTTATTGCACTCTGTTAAATTATGCTAAAGATTTGATCTCAATAAAGTTAAGTAGGACCAGTTGGAAATAGGCATGAACATATCACATTGCATGTAATTTCCATGTTATGCACTCATGATTGATCTATGTCATTTAGCTGTGTAGATATATGTGACCATTGATTGGTCTAGTAACGATTGATGTAACAAAGACCACCTTGATCCTATGTCAGTATAGTTAATGGACGAGATTGTTCGGATATACCCTAAGGACATGATAGCAAATTTTGAGCTCATAAGGTTAAgcacatttatttgattacatatgcatgtggcccagtgggagattgttagattaatttttgtaattaatctataatttgggccacacatgtaaataattaaaatgtgtgtgctatctttgattaagcctaaatatagtgatctaattaataattgattaattggcttaagggtattattgtcatgagattattgtgtagataccattagataattattatttctatgaggggtagaaatataattgtgataaaattaaaactgccctagcagtttataaatagggttatggtccccattctaccactacgcattccaatttccgaaaatcctctcagagagaaattgaaacagaatctagtggccagaattggaagaccatctcaaagggttttcttcctataaggtttctccttcaatggattcaggtatgtttccactattatttttctactcatttttaatcaggagattccagtatagatgaaattagggtattcaccttggttgagttataacaagaaatattccagtatatatgaaattagggtattcaccttggttgagtttTAACATAATTCccttgctttatttatttatttatttattattattattattattattattattattattattattattattattttggatgaaaataggaataaatttaaataatccCTATTTCTAATTTACAATAAGATTTCAATAAACACATAAGAGCTTCATTTTAAGAAGAAATCATTGTAAAACATAGTTATAAAAGATTAGTCATAACAAAATGTTTGaacatcatatatatttattttaaacattaaatcaTGCTACTTATGAATTTAGATTAATCCACcctaatactttatttaatcaaaataatttcatttgcTTGGAATCACAGTTCAGAAGAGGAAGGATTAAATTCCTCCTCTCCATCCCAAGCCTATATAAGAGAAGCATAGTACCATCATATCAAGTGTTTTTAACTTGAATATAAGAGAAGaactagaaaataattaaagatgaaaaataatttaaatttagagatTATGAGCAAAtatctaattaaaaattaatttcatgatTGAATTTATGCATCAAAGAATAAATTCAGATTCaataattattgaacttttataaatatatgttgAAAACTCAAAACACaccttgattttattttattattattttttttatgaaattttgattttttttttgtttttttttttattacgagatatttaaaaattaatcttttatttttgaaattaagtgTTGGAATCAATATGTAATAAGTTACCGAGGTTTTGAAACTTCCTTTCCTTTACAATGATGATAGTTGGCACgagattttgaaaatggttcaaaaattttaatctcaagttaaaaaataagagaaaaaaacttatttaatataaatttctaaatttacaaGTCATTGACTTTTGAGGAAAGTTCTAGAATGACATCATAAATAAGATTACGCGTAAAGAAGACACTCTATAATGACCTTAATCATATCAAACAAAGGTAAGAAAGATTTTTAAGAtgaatcattttcattttgtcaCCTCTTAAGGTGGCGAAGTTAGGCCCATTGGGGATCCAAAAACAAAGCCCATCCATTGGTAGGGTTGGTGCAGTAGCTCAATTTGTCTTCTAGGTTGTGTTGTTGTGTTGAATGATTTCTATCGGTGGTGCCATTTTTTCAGTTTTCGCTATGGATTACTTTCTGAAATACTAAAATCTAGATTGGTTGTTTTGATAGAATAAATGTGGACCAACAATATATTAAACATTGTCCAGGATTAAGCTATCTTTTaacatgtaattttttatttaatcttgagtatgggccacctaatgtgtagagcccaatgccatcacgggctttagatgatgggcctaaggcccgtgaggcccaataaccaatgggtatggtccctaaggtaGGAGGGTATAAAAGGCTTAAGCTTGTGTCTTTTGGATCTATCACatcttttttttgaaagaactgaattgctctctctctctctcccattgCCTGAGAGAATGCAGTGAAAGAGGTGGTGCCCTCCGTTGCTCTTAGAAGATTCATACCATCTTCATCAAACACACAAATGGAATCAGGTAGGTACCATTTGGCATAGAGATTTATGGTATAATTTCATGTGATTCAACATGTGATCCTGTATGATCATTGTTCAGAATATGGAATCTtacaaattggtatcagagcccaaTGTTGAATCACTTAGAAATGGTATATTAGGGCAATAAAAATTGTATTgcctttgtttttccttttgattgGATTCAGCACCATTGGAAGTGCGTTTCAGGCGCATTTGGAGGCACCAGAGAAGGTGCCAGTGCAGGCGCCACTCAGACGTCGTTAAGGTGCCTCTTCAGTGCCGTAAAGGCGCTGTTATGCAGCGCGCCCTTCAGGACGTCTCTCCGATGGCGTTAAGGCACCAGTCAAGGCGCAATTCAGGCGCTGTTCACGTGCCTTGGAGGCACGATGCAGGCGCCATTGCAGGTGCACCATTCCAGTGCCTTCAGGCGCCATTGAGGCTCAGATCAAGCAGCGCCATTGCAGGTGCGGTTTAAGGCCGCGGTTTAGGTGCGTTTCAGTCGCGCTACAAGCGCGTTTCAGGCGCGCCTTCAGGGGCGTTTCAGGCACGCCTTCAGGCGCATTTCAGGTGTGCCATTCCAGCGCCTTCATGCGCGGTTCAGGCGACCCACTCTGGCGCCTTCAGGCGCCATTAGGGCGCTTTTCCAGGCGCCGTTGAGGCGCCATCTATAGCACCGACAGAGTGTTCTCTAGGCGCCATTCTCGGCGCCGTTAAGGCGCAATCTCCGGTGCCATTAAGAAGTCGTCTTAAGCACCGTTTAGGGCGCACTTTAGGTGGCATGCAGTTTTAGGCTCCCAACGCCATGAATGgcgttttttttattatataaaaaaaaaaagatggaaaatggAGGAAAGGCCACCAAGGGAGCTTGAACCCATGACCTGGGTTGCTCCCCTTTATTTTCAAGGCCACGGTTGAACCACTACACTAAGTCTCTATTTTTTATGCATTAATTggtatatatgcatatatatatttattcatctatttatttatgcataaaCTTATGTATATATCCATACCAATTGAAGCATAaaagcatgtatatatatatcaattaaagCATAAATacaagaatatataaataaatagatgaataattttaattaaattattttttgttatattcgtgttttatattttaaaataaatgaattatgtatATCGGTTGCCAATGTAACTTATactatataatttatttattttacaatatctaaacatattattattatttaaaataatcggcccaaaggaagattattttaatataataatagatAAAGTAGTCATAAATATGTGACATATAATGTTTATCTTGCATTCGATATGTTAGTCCAAAGACAGACATATTGTTTTCGATTTTgttgtcaatatttatgaattaattttgtataaggaTACCAATtacaagttaatattttttgtccaaagattgaatattaatgtttgtgctAGGTATTTTGCatgatgtttatttattcatgtatgtaTGATGCTTATGTGACTGATTGTgagctttattattatgaattcagCATCTTCTATATCTGCAAATGTTAATAACATTCCTATGCTTAATGGCACAAATTTCATGAAATGGAAATAGCACGTTATAATTGTGCTCGGGTGCATGGATTTAGACTTTGCATTAAGGGAGGATCGCCCTTCAGATCTTACTAGTGCCAGCACTGCTGAGCAAAGGTctactatggaaaaatgggagcaATCCAATCGtatgagtctaatgattatgaaGCACTCAATTCCAGAAGCAATAAGGGGTGCAATACCTGAGGAAACCCAAGCCAAGGCATTCTTGGACCAGATAGCAAACCAATTCGCTGCAAAC
The sequence above is drawn from the Vitis riparia cultivar Riparia Gloire de Montpellier isolate 1030 chromosome 15, EGFV_Vit.rip_1.0, whole genome shotgun sequence genome and encodes:
- the LOC117931911 gene encoding uncharacterized protein LOC117931911, yielding MDIDLALRMPKPDELNEQSTQEDEVYWGKWERSNRLSLMIMKGGIPEAFRGAVTDEVTNASDFLAEIQKRFAKNDKAETSTLLASLISMKYKDKGNVREYIMEMSHLASKFKALKLELSDDLLVHLVLISLPAQFNQFKRKRD